The genomic stretch CTCATGTACCCAGCACACCGACATGACCCCCGGTCAGGAGCACGGAGTACCCATTCCCACCACCCGCACACACCCCTACCCATGAATGATCGGGGCTAAGAAACCGTCATGGCAACACCTCCCCGTCCGCACGCAGCCCGACCTGCCGACCACCGGATCCGATGAGCCCCGCAGCCGCCACCCCCCACCCGAGGTCCCGGGCCATCACTGGTGCGGGCGTGGTAGCGCTGTGCCTCATTGCGGTCGCCCTCTACATGTCGATCACCGCCCCGGAGGAGGAGACCCAGGGAGAAGCCGCCCGGCTGCTCTTCGTCCACGTCCCGTCCGTGATAACCGCCTACATCGCGCTGGGTGCCGGCCTGGTGGCGGCGGCCTGGTACCTGATCCGCCGCTCCCCCAC from bacterium encodes the following:
- the ccsA gene encoding cytochrome c biogenesis protein CcsA; this translates as MSPAAATPHPRSRAITGAGVVALCLIAVALYMSITAPEEETQGEAARLLFVHVPSVITAYIALGAGLVAAAWYLIRRSPTTDLVSAAAIEVGVLFTAITLLTGMIWGRVVWGVWWDWGDARMVSTAVLFFF